The Leptidea sinapis chromosome 35, ilLepSina1.1, whole genome shotgun sequence genome contains a region encoding:
- the LOC126975224 gene encoding N(4)-(Beta-N-acetylglucosaminyl)-L-asparaginase-like, translated as MRLLFIIYYASFISTGYNKAHDTPLVLTTWNFVNASIGAWTVLNEGGSSLDAIERGCSICESEQCDGTVGFGGSPDENGETTLDALLMDGQTMNVGAVASLRRIKNAISVARHVLEHTKHSILVGDASTEFALQMGFIEESLTTRVSKKSWTEWHNNNHCQPNFWVDVTPDPRQYCGPYEPSKIILKHRSSPAKGDRYNHDTIGMVAIDKSGHMAAGTSTNGAKFKIPGRVGDSPIPGSGAYVDANVGGATATGDGDVMLRFLPSFLAVEEMRRGIPPKEAAEAAIARIAEYYPNFMGAVIALRKDGVYGAACHGLGDQPFPFVIQSSPVHTIKYVHCI; from the exons ATGAGactgttatttataatttattacgcCAGTTTTATTTCTACTGGCTATAACAAAGCACACGACACACCACTCGTCCTGACTACTTGGAATTTTGTAAATGCAAGTATTGGTG catGGACAGTATTAAATGAAGGAGGTTCTTCACTAGACGCAATTGAGAGAGGTTGTTCAATATGTGAAAGCGAACAGTGTGATGGCACGGTAGGTTTTGGTGGAAGTCCAGATGAAAATGGTGAAACTACACTTGATGCATTATTAATGGATgg GCAAACAATGAATGTAGGTGCAGTGGCTTCTTTGAGGCGTATCAAAAATGCTATATCAGTGGCTAGACATGTGTTAGAGCACACAAAACATTCAATCCTTGTAGGAGATGCCTCTACTGAGTTTGCATTGCAAATGGGATTCATTGAGGAATCTCTAACAACTCGGGTTTCAAAGAAGAGTTGGACAGAATGGCACAATAATAACCATTGTCAGCCTAACTTTTGGGTG GATGTCACTCCAGATCCGAGGCAATACTGCGGCCCATATGAACCCAGCAAAATTATCTTGAAACACAGATCCAGCCCTGCTAAAGGTGATCGGTACAATCATGACACTATTGGCATGGTAGCAATAGACAAAAGTGGACATATGGCAGCTGGTACATCAACAAATGgtgctaaatttaaaatacctgg GAGAGTTGGAGATTCACCTATCCCAGGTTCTGGCGCCTATGTCGACGCTAATGTAGGAGGTGCTACAGCGACCGGGGATGGTGACGTCATGCTACGATTTTTACCAAG ttttttGGCTGTAGAAGAAATGAGACGCGGAATACCACCAAAAGAAGCAGCAGAAGCAGCTATTGCAAGAATAGCAGAATATTATCCTAACTTTATGGGAGCTGTGATTGCATTGAGAAAGGATGGAGTATATGGCGCGGCGTGTCACGGCTTAGGAGATCAACCATTTCCATTTGTTATCCAATCTTCACCTgttcatacaataaaatatgtacattgcatataa
- the LOC126975247 gene encoding 40S ribosomal protein S2: MADAAPAGGRGGFRGGFGSRGGDRGRGGLRGRGRGRGRGRGRGKEDQKEWIPVTKLGRLVREGKIDKLESIYLFSLPIKEFEIIDFFLGSALNDEVLKIMPVQKQTRAGQRTRFKAFVAIGDNNGHIGLGVKCSKEVATAIRGAIILAKLSVLPVRRGYWGNKIGKPHTVPCKVTGKCGSVTVRLIPAPRGTGIVSAPVPKKLLQMAGVEDCYTSARGSTGTLGNFAKATYAAIAKTYAYLTPDLWRDIPLTKSPYSEFKV, translated from the exons ATGGCGGACGCAGCTCCAGCCGGTGGACGTGGCGGTTTCCGTGGTGGCTTTGGTTCTCGCGGTGGTGATAGAGGTCGTGGAGGCCTGCGCGGGCGTGGACGTGGACGCGGCAGAGGCCGTGGTCGCGGCAAGGAAGATCAGAAGGAATGGATACCAGTGACCAAATTGGGTCGGCTGGTACGCGAAGGCAAGATCGACAAACTTGAGAGCATCTATTTGTTCTCTTTGCCCATCAAGGAATTTGAAATAATTGACTTTTTCCTTGGCTCTGCATTAAACGATGAAGTATTGAAGATCATGCCTGTACAGAAACAAACACGTGCCGGACAAAGGACCCGTTTCAAAGCTTTTGTGGCTATTGGCGATAACAATGGACATATTGGTCTTGGAGTCAAATGCAGCAAAGAAGTTGCAACAGCTATTCGTGGCGCTATTATTCTTGCCAAGCTCTCAGTACTGCCTGTGAGACGAGGTTACTGGGGTAACAAGATCGGAAAGCCTCATACTGTACCTTGCaag GTAACTGGCAAATGTGGCTCTGTAACTGTGAGGTTAATACCTGCCCCCCGAGGTACTGGTATTGTGTCGGCCCCTGTTCCCAAGAAACTGCTTCAAATGGCTGGTGTTGAGGACTGCTACACATCAGCCCGTGGCTCTACTGGCACCTTAGGGAACTTTGCTAAGGCAACATATGCTGCAATAGCAAAGACCTATGCCTACCTTACCCCAGATTTATGGCGGGACATCCCACTTACAAAGTCACCATACTCTGAATTCAAAgtttaa
- the LOC126975277 gene encoding probable DNA-directed RNA polymerases I and III subunit RPAC2, giving the protein MLINEMKLFELPGLNRDPKCKTFVIKDEGHLGDALKCIISGYEDVQFCGYTVPCPVESKIHFKIQSAETPALDILYRGLCDLKRASEQDLDQIETKLKEYNNHSCFCKMRTKQAM; this is encoded by the exons ATgttaattaatgaaatgaaactGTTTGAG CTTCCCGGTCTGAATCGGGACCCAaaatgtaaaacatttgttATAAAAGACGAAGGACACCTCGGGGATGCATTGAAATGCATTATTTCTGGATA tGAAGATGTTCAGTTCTGTGGATACACAGTTCCATGTCCAGTTGAATCTAAAatccattttaaaattcaatctGCAGAAACTCCTGCACTTGACATTTTGTATCGTGGTCTTTGTGACCTAAAAAGGGCCAGTGAACAAGATTTGGATCAAATTGAAACAAAactcaaagagtataataaccACTCATGCTTTTGTAAGATGAG AACAAAACAAGCCATGTAA